The proteins below are encoded in one region of Mycobacterium pseudokansasii:
- a CDS encoding TetR/AcrR family transcriptional regulator, translating into MPSTTTSDKPVRVTKRRAETRGRLIEAAFRVFADKGYGHVTIEDVCEAAGYTRGAFYSQFDSLEELFFLLYDQWAARTAEQVRAAMEGSEPVTDLPSVVERIVDTLLFERDWLLIKIDFLLHAARYPDLAHRWERHRAQLRKVIEERLIASGIEFNQSLNTVADTARAIVAVYDGVSIQLLLDSDQTAARAWLTQLLNVVLSR; encoded by the coding sequence ATGCCGTCAACGACCACCAGCGACAAGCCCGTGCGGGTCACCAAACGCCGCGCCGAGACCCGCGGCCGCCTCATCGAGGCGGCATTCCGGGTGTTCGCCGACAAGGGATACGGACACGTGACCATCGAGGACGTGTGCGAGGCCGCCGGATACACCCGAGGCGCGTTCTACTCCCAATTCGACAGCCTCGAGGAACTGTTCTTCCTCCTCTACGACCAATGGGCAGCCCGCACCGCCGAACAGGTTCGCGCCGCGATGGAAGGCAGCGAACCCGTCACCGACCTGCCCAGCGTCGTCGAACGCATCGTGGACACCCTGCTGTTTGAACGCGACTGGCTGCTCATCAAGATCGATTTTCTGCTGCACGCCGCCCGCTATCCCGATCTCGCCCACCGCTGGGAGCGCCACCGCGCGCAATTGCGCAAGGTGATCGAAGAGCGGTTGATTGCCAGCGGCATCGAATTCAACCAGTCCCTCAACACCGTCGCCGACACGGCCCGGGCAATCGTCGCGGTATACGACGGCGTCAGCATCCAGCTGCTGCTCGACAGCGACCAGACCGCCGCGCGCGCCTGGCTCACCCAACTACTCAACGTGGTCCTGAGTCGCTGA
- a CDS encoding alpha/beta hydrolase fold domain-containing protein has product MPAMLRVTGRTRQYTTAADARKHITARALRPSAYGPPARLRSDVTVEVARRSGWPIYAVVPKNDAYTHTVVYLHGGAWVNEINSHHWRLVTHIAAGARVKVVVPIYPLIPFGTAAAVVPVVAQLAAEKISPEHGVCLAGDSAGGQIALSAALLLRDEHGVVLPQTVLISPALDISLSNPMIDSVELTDPWLAREALSVFGECWRGDLVAFDPRVSPLAADLTGLGPLTVFSGTRDILNPDARALVQKATAAGVDVDYHERRGLLHVYPLMPIPEGRAAREVIVERLRAH; this is encoded by the coding sequence ATGCCCGCAATGCTTCGTGTCACGGGGCGGACCCGCCAGTACACCACCGCAGCCGATGCCCGCAAACACATCACGGCCCGCGCATTGCGTCCGTCGGCGTACGGACCGCCGGCGCGGCTGCGTTCCGATGTGACTGTGGAGGTCGCTCGTCGATCCGGCTGGCCCATTTATGCCGTGGTGCCCAAGAACGACGCGTACACGCACACCGTCGTCTACCTCCATGGCGGTGCGTGGGTCAACGAAATCAACTCACACCACTGGCGATTGGTGACCCACATCGCCGCCGGGGCGCGCGTGAAAGTTGTCGTACCGATCTATCCGTTGATTCCGTTTGGTACGGCGGCCGCTGTGGTGCCCGTGGTCGCTCAATTGGCGGCTGAGAAGATCTCGCCCGAGCACGGCGTGTGCTTGGCCGGCGACTCTGCGGGCGGTCAAATCGCCTTATCGGCGGCGTTGTTGCTGCGTGACGAGCATGGCGTGGTGCTGCCCCAGACGGTGTTGATCTCACCGGCCCTGGACATTTCGTTGAGCAACCCGATGATTGACTCGGTCGAGTTGACCGATCCTTGGCTGGCGCGCGAAGCGCTGTCGGTGTTCGGGGAGTGTTGGCGCGGCGACCTCGTCGCGTTCGATCCGCGCGTCAGTCCGCTTGCGGCGGATCTGACCGGTCTTGGCCCGCTGACTGTTTTCAGCGGAACGCGCGACATCCTCAACCCCGACGCGCGCGCGCTGGTCCAGAAGGCCACCGCGGCCGGCGTGGACGTTGACTATCACGAGCGACGTGGTTTGCTGCATGTCTACCCGCTGATGCCGATCCCGGAAGGCCGTGCCGCGCGGGAAGTTATCGTCGAGCGTCTGCGCGCGCACTGA
- a CDS encoding NAD(P)-binding protein — protein MNGPTQGPTTAIDADYLVVGAGAMGMAFTDTLLAESEATVVIVDRAHQPGGHWTTAYPFVRLHQPSAYYGVNSRALGNNTIDAVGWNQGLNELASVGEICAYFDAVMQQQFLPSGRVTYFPMSEYLGDSRFRTLGGAEYPVRVRRRIVDATYLQALVPSMRPAPYPVAPGVDCIAPNDLPRFRARDRYVIIGAGKTGMDVCLWLLRNGVTPEKLTWIMPRDAWLIDRATLQPGPTFIKKFRDSYGATLEAIGNATSIQDLFDRLEAAGTLLRLDPAVRPTMYRCATVSQPEFDQLRRIDDIVRMGHVQRIEATEVVLDGGSIPSGPSTLYIDCTADGAPQRPATPVFDGDHLTLQAVRGCQQVFSAAFTAHVELAYPDDAVKNELCVPIPHPDSDLDWLRLTHSDLRNFQRWLADAELTDWLGSARLNLLAELLPPLSHKPRVRERVVSMFQSRLNAASERLEKLLSDHGGDGAATLRSGRAAAH, from the coding sequence ATGAACGGGCCAACACAAGGGCCAACGACGGCCATCGACGCCGACTACCTGGTGGTGGGCGCCGGGGCAATGGGGATGGCGTTCACCGATACGCTTCTCGCCGAGTCCGAGGCGACCGTGGTGATCGTCGACCGGGCCCATCAACCGGGCGGACATTGGACCACCGCCTACCCATTCGTGCGGCTGCACCAACCGTCGGCGTATTACGGCGTCAACTCAAGAGCCTTGGGCAACAACACGATTGACGCCGTCGGCTGGAACCAGGGACTCAACGAACTCGCCTCCGTCGGCGAAATCTGCGCCTACTTCGACGCCGTGATGCAACAGCAATTCCTGCCCAGCGGGCGGGTTACCTACTTTCCCATGAGCGAGTACCTCGGCGACAGCCGATTCCGGACGCTCGGCGGCGCGGAGTACCCGGTGCGGGTCCGTCGGCGCATCGTCGACGCCACCTACCTGCAAGCCCTCGTGCCGTCGATGCGGCCGGCACCGTACCCGGTGGCACCCGGCGTCGACTGCATTGCGCCCAACGACCTGCCGAGATTCCGCGCGCGCGACCGATACGTGATCATCGGTGCCGGCAAAACGGGAATGGACGTCTGTCTATGGTTGCTGCGAAACGGCGTCACCCCCGAGAAGCTGACCTGGATCATGCCCCGCGACGCCTGGTTGATCGACCGCGCAACGCTGCAGCCGGGACCGACGTTCATCAAGAAGTTTCGGGACAGCTACGGCGCCACGCTCGAGGCCATCGGCAACGCGACATCGATCCAGGACCTGTTCGACCGGCTCGAGGCGGCCGGAACGTTGCTGCGGCTCGACCCCGCGGTGCGACCGACCATGTATCGGTGCGCGACCGTGTCACAACCCGAATTCGACCAATTGCGCCGCATCGACGACATCGTCAGGATGGGCCATGTCCAACGCATCGAGGCCACGGAAGTGGTGCTCGACGGCGGTTCAATCCCCTCTGGTCCTTCGACCCTCTACATCGACTGCACCGCCGACGGAGCCCCGCAGCGGCCGGCCACACCGGTTTTCGACGGCGACCACCTCACCCTGCAGGCGGTGCGGGGCTGTCAACAGGTGTTCAGCGCGGCGTTCACCGCGCACGTCGAACTTGCCTACCCCGACGACGCGGTGAAAAACGAACTCTGCGTGCCGATTCCACATCCGGACTCCGACCTGGACTGGTTACGGCTGACGCATTCCGATCTGCGAAATTTTCAGCGCTGGCTCGCCGACGCCGAGCTTACCGACTGGCTCGGTTCGGCACGGTTGAATCTTCTCGCCGAGTTGCTGCCGCCGTTGTCGCACAAGCCGCGGGTACGTGAGCGGGTGGTGTCGATGTTCCAGTCGAGGTTGAATGCTGCCAGCGAGCGACTGGAAAAGTTACTGAGCGACCACGGCGGCGATGGCGCGGCAACGTTGAGGAGTGGGCGTGCTGCAGCACACTGA
- a CDS encoding acyl-[acyl-carrier-protein] thioesterase — protein sequence MQHTDVDAPLVEVPGSGYVYRTSWRLATTDIDEHQRLRLDGVARYIQEAGAEHLADAQLAEVHPHWIVLRTVIDVVEPIELPSDITFRRWCAALSTRWCTMRVRLDGSAGGRIETEGFWICVNKDTLTPSRLTDECIARFGSTTDNHRLRWRPWLTEPVTDGTDTPFPLRRTDIDPFEHVNNTIYWHGIVDVLGQLPAGAELTSAPHRVVLEYRSPIKYGEAVTIRSNQRDGRIRMHFVVGDDVRAAALVRKL from the coding sequence CTGCAGCACACTGACGTCGACGCACCGCTGGTGGAGGTCCCCGGCTCGGGATACGTCTACCGGACAAGCTGGCGCCTGGCCACCACCGACATCGACGAGCACCAGCGGTTGCGTCTGGATGGAGTAGCCCGCTATATCCAGGAAGCCGGCGCCGAGCATTTGGCCGATGCCCAGCTGGCCGAAGTCCATCCGCACTGGATCGTGTTACGCACGGTCATCGACGTCGTCGAGCCGATCGAGCTACCCAGCGACATCACCTTCCGCCGTTGGTGCGCAGCGCTTTCCACCCGATGGTGCACCATGCGCGTCCGGCTTGACGGCTCGGCCGGCGGACGGATCGAAACCGAGGGTTTCTGGATTTGTGTGAACAAGGACACCCTGACGCCGTCGCGGCTCACCGATGAATGCATCGCCCGCTTCGGCAGTACCACCGACAACCACCGGCTCAGGTGGCGCCCCTGGCTCACCGAGCCGGTAACCGACGGCACCGATACACCATTTCCACTGCGCCGCACCGATATTGATCCTTTCGAGCACGTCAACAACACCATCTACTGGCACGGCATAGTCGACGTACTCGGCCAGCTGCCGGCCGGCGCAGAGCTGACCTCCGCTCCACATCGCGTCGTGCTCGAGTACCGCAGCCCGATCAAGTACGGCGAAGCCGTCACCATTCGTTCCAACCAGCGCGACGGCCGTATCCGCATGCACTTCGTGGTGGGTGACGACGTCCGCGCAGCGGCTTTGGTCCGCAAGCTTTGA
- a CDS encoding acyltransferase family protein: MDHAGTGRPARDLAVDYYRVSGVVLIVLGHWLAGSVTYHDGQFGRQNPLVDQPWTQWLTWPFQAVPVFFLVAGYAGAVSWTHRYGDGGVSRQDWIRHRVARVLGPTAVYVGLMSAVVVALQVSGLPASVLEYAGWAVAMHLWFLAVYLVVVSLTPVAIAAHRRWGLMVPAVLAVALVAVDAAALAGHMTSLGGMNYLLCWGLLYQLGICWQAGLLSGHRPVVLAGGSAVALALLIWVGPYPVSMIGVPGQAVQNSMPPSAAMLAFACVQAGIAVAVAPALNRVLGSRRLQRLLSAANSNVMALYLWHMAPVVIVAVVAYPAGLLPQPAQGTAAWWLARLEWEVVLSLVTAVQMALLWWLRRFFAAPLPTIRIPLPQRWAEPVVLVGVMMAAAFLWVVAAAGFAPSGKYPWMTALVFALGLTLVACRPAKATRRSVDTAAGPN; the protein is encoded by the coding sequence ATGGACCACGCAGGCACCGGTCGGCCTGCCCGCGATCTGGCGGTTGACTATTACCGGGTGTCGGGCGTGGTCCTCATCGTCCTGGGCCACTGGCTGGCCGGGTCGGTGACGTATCACGACGGACAGTTCGGCCGACAGAACCCGCTTGTCGACCAGCCCTGGACGCAGTGGCTGACGTGGCCTTTTCAGGCGGTGCCGGTTTTCTTCCTGGTGGCCGGCTATGCCGGCGCCGTGTCATGGACACATCGTTACGGTGACGGCGGTGTGTCGCGGCAGGACTGGATTCGGCATCGGGTGGCGCGAGTACTCGGACCCACCGCGGTGTACGTGGGGCTGATGTCGGCAGTCGTGGTGGCGCTGCAGGTCTCCGGCCTGCCCGCCTCGGTGCTGGAATATGCGGGTTGGGCGGTGGCGATGCACCTGTGGTTCCTCGCGGTGTATTTGGTGGTGGTATCGCTGACGCCTGTTGCGATAGCCGCACATCGACGGTGGGGGCTCATGGTGCCGGCGGTACTGGCAGTTGCGCTGGTAGCGGTAGACGCCGCTGCGTTGGCCGGTCATATGACCTCTCTCGGTGGCATGAACTACCTGTTGTGCTGGGGCCTGCTCTACCAGCTGGGGATCTGTTGGCAGGCAGGGCTATTGAGCGGCCATCGACCGGTGGTGCTAGCCGGCGGATCGGCAGTCGCGCTGGCCCTGCTCATCTGGGTCGGCCCCTATCCGGTCAGCATGATCGGGGTTCCCGGCCAAGCGGTACAGAACAGCATGCCGCCCTCGGCGGCGATGCTGGCGTTCGCCTGCGTACAGGCCGGCATTGCGGTGGCCGTCGCACCCGCGCTCAACCGCGTGCTTGGTTCCCGCCGATTGCAGCGGCTGTTGTCGGCGGCCAACAGCAATGTGATGGCGCTCTACCTGTGGCACATGGCGCCAGTGGTGATCGTCGCGGTCGTCGCCTACCCGGCCGGGCTGCTGCCGCAACCGGCCCAGGGGACGGCGGCGTGGTGGCTGGCCCGGCTGGAGTGGGAGGTTGTCTTGAGCCTGGTGACAGCCGTGCAGATGGCGTTGTTGTGGTGGCTCCGGCGATTCTTCGCGGCACCGCTGCCGACCATCCGGATACCGCTGCCGCAGCGTTGGGCCGAACCGGTGGTGCTGGTGGGTGTCATGATGGCAGCTGCCTTCCTGTGGGTGGTCGCCGCGGCCGGATTTGCTCCGTCGGGGAAATATCCGTGGATGACCGCGCTGGTTTTCGCGCTCGGGCTGACACTCGTGGCGTGCCGGCCCGCAAAGGCCACCCGGCGGTCAGTCGATACCGCCGCGGGGCCCAATTGA
- a CDS encoding universal stress protein, with product MSKIDSHRGIVVGVDGSPGSQAAVRWAARDAELRNVPLTLAHVLPAAAGTRLASSVAAGRTRSRIDAGQQLLDEALKIAEESCERGLTQIYREIASGTTVPTLTRLSEDAHLVVAGCRGAGSLRGRHLGSVSSGLIHDARCPVAVIHDDVPMAADSQRAPVLVGIDGSPESEVAIAIAFDAASRRKVDLVAVHAWKAPGVLDPIVSLPGPGWPELRTHEDKIVAERLAGWGEHYPDVVVRRTIARNDAAPEIVGMSKSAQLVVVGSRGSGGFAGMLFGSVSAAVVLLSHVPVIVARKTVAKRR from the coding sequence ATGTCCAAGATCGACAGCCATCGGGGAATCGTCGTCGGCGTCGACGGCTCGCCGGGCTCCCAAGCGGCGGTCCGATGGGCCGCCCGCGACGCCGAGTTGCGCAATGTTCCGCTGACCTTGGCTCATGTTCTCCCGGCCGCGGCCGGAACGCGGCTGGCCTCGTCGGTAGCCGCAGGGCGGACCCGCAGCCGGATTGACGCCGGACAGCAACTGCTCGACGAGGCGCTAAAGATCGCCGAGGAAAGCTGCGAACGCGGACTAACCCAGATCTATCGCGAAATAGCCAGCGGGACCACCGTTCCAACGTTGACCAGGCTGTCCGAAGATGCCCATTTGGTGGTGGCTGGTTGCCGCGGCGCAGGCTCGTTGCGGGGCCGGCACTTGGGTTCGGTGAGTTCGGGGCTCATCCATGACGCGCGGTGCCCGGTGGCAGTCATCCATGACGACGTCCCAATGGCCGCCGATTCCCAGCGAGCCCCGGTGCTGGTGGGCATCGACGGTTCACCGGAGTCGGAAGTGGCGATCGCCATCGCGTTCGATGCTGCCTCTCGTCGCAAAGTGGACCTGGTGGCCGTGCACGCGTGGAAAGCTCCGGGCGTGTTGGATCCCATCGTCAGTTTGCCGGGTCCCGGCTGGCCGGAACTGAGGACGCATGAGGACAAGATCGTCGCCGAACGCCTGGCCGGTTGGGGCGAACACTACCCCGATGTCGTTGTTCGCCGAACGATCGCACGCAACGATGCGGCGCCTGAAATTGTGGGTATGTCCAAGTCGGCCCAACTCGTAGTGGTCGGCAGTCGCGGGAGCGGCGGATTCGCGGGGATGTTGTTCGGTTCGGTCAGCGCCGCCGTGGTGCTACTGAGCCATGTGCCGGTCATAGTCGCACGCAAAACGGTCGCCAAAAGACGCTGA
- a CDS encoding TetR/AcrR family transcriptional regulator, with protein MTSSDGHAEPPNRLERRKQRTRTALVKAAQRLIAEGKFNAPVLEITQAADVGMGSFYNHFDSKEQLFAAAVADVLDTHGALLDRLTASIDDPAETFAVSFRLTGRLFRQRELETDILLATGTDLLSSDHGLAPRALRDIKAAADAGRFRVGDPELALATAGGALLGLGALLRTDPHRDDALAADMVTERLLRLFGLDAQEARTICQRPLPALDGRAESGSVA; from the coding sequence ATGACTTCTAGCGACGGCCACGCCGAACCGCCGAACCGTCTGGAGCGACGCAAACAGCGCACCAGGACAGCGCTGGTCAAGGCCGCGCAGCGGCTAATCGCCGAAGGAAAGTTCAACGCGCCGGTGCTTGAGATCACCCAGGCAGCCGACGTCGGCATGGGCTCGTTCTACAACCACTTCGACAGCAAGGAGCAGCTGTTCGCGGCGGCGGTAGCTGACGTGCTTGACACCCACGGGGCGTTGCTGGACCGGCTCACCGCATCGATCGACGACCCTGCCGAAACGTTTGCTGTCAGTTTCCGGCTGACCGGCAGGCTGTTTCGTCAGCGAGAACTGGAGACTGACATCCTGTTGGCCACCGGAACCGACCTGCTGTCATCCGATCACGGGCTGGCCCCCCGTGCCCTGCGCGACATCAAGGCCGCCGCCGACGCCGGACGGTTTCGGGTGGGGGACCCCGAACTGGCGTTAGCGACGGCCGGGGGTGCGTTGCTGGGGCTGGGCGCCTTGTTGCGCACGGATCCGCATCGTGACGATGCGTTGGCTGCCGACATGGTCACCGAGAGGTTGTTGCGTCTGTTCGGACTCGATGCCCAGGAGGCGCGCACCATTTGCCAACGCCCGCTTCCTGCCCTCGATGGCCGGGCGGAATCGGGTTCGGTTGCCTGA
- a CDS encoding thiamine pyrophosphate-requiring protein, giving the protein MAATEVSDFLLERLRDWGVEHVFAYPGDGINGLLAAWGRAGNKPMFVQARHEEMAAFEAVGYAKFSNRLGVCAATSGPGAIHLLNGLYDAKLDRVPVVAIVGQTNRSAMGGSYQQEVDLLSLYKDVASDYVQMVTVPEQLPNVLDRAIRTALTRRAPTALIIPSDVQELKYSPPAHEFKMVPSSLGFQRPGVEPARDGLQRAADVLNAGERVAMLIGCGARNAAREIVALADVLGAGVAKALLGKDVLSDELPFVTGAIGLLGTRPSYEMMRDCDTLLTIGSSFPYTQFLPPFGGARGVQIDIDPTVIGMRYPNEVNLVGDAAATVRALLPLLQRKSDRSWRETIERNVARWWETMAMEAQVAAKPINPMRLFADLSPKLPDNAIITADSGSSANWYARQLKFRDGIRGSLSGNLATMGPGVPYGIGGKFAHPDRPVIVFAGDGAMQMNGMAELITIAHYWKQWADPRLVVAVLHNNDLNQVTWEMRAMAGAPKFAESQTLPDVDYAGFAASLGLGSATLTAPDQIASAWDQALQADRPTVLDVHCDADIPPVPPHATFDQMKSAASAVLRGDENAFGIIKEGVKIKAQEFLPHRETSRR; this is encoded by the coding sequence ATGGCGGCGACCGAAGTGAGTGACTTTCTGCTGGAGCGACTCCGCGACTGGGGCGTGGAACATGTGTTTGCTTATCCCGGCGACGGAATCAACGGGCTCCTTGCAGCGTGGGGCCGGGCCGGCAACAAGCCGATGTTCGTCCAGGCGCGACACGAGGAAATGGCCGCCTTCGAGGCCGTGGGCTACGCAAAGTTCAGTAACCGGCTTGGGGTCTGCGCGGCGACCTCGGGCCCGGGCGCGATCCATCTGCTCAACGGTCTCTACGACGCCAAACTCGACCGGGTGCCGGTGGTGGCGATCGTCGGACAAACCAACCGCAGCGCAATGGGGGGCTCCTACCAGCAGGAAGTTGACCTGTTGAGTCTGTATAAGGACGTTGCCAGCGACTACGTCCAGATGGTCACCGTGCCCGAACAACTGCCCAACGTCTTGGACCGGGCCATCCGCACCGCGTTGACCAGGCGGGCGCCGACCGCGCTGATCATCCCGTCCGACGTACAAGAGCTCAAGTACTCCCCGCCCGCCCACGAATTCAAGATGGTTCCGTCCAGTCTCGGGTTTCAACGGCCAGGAGTGGAGCCGGCACGCGACGGTCTGCAACGGGCCGCCGACGTGCTCAACGCCGGTGAACGGGTCGCGATGCTGATCGGATGCGGGGCACGCAACGCCGCCCGGGAGATCGTCGCGCTCGCCGACGTGCTCGGCGCCGGAGTCGCCAAGGCGTTGCTGGGCAAAGATGTGCTATCCGACGAATTGCCCTTCGTGACCGGCGCTATCGGCTTGTTGGGTACGCGGCCAAGCTACGAGATGATGCGCGACTGCGACACCTTGCTGACCATCGGGTCGAGCTTCCCCTACACGCAGTTCCTGCCACCGTTCGGTGGGGCTCGCGGCGTGCAGATCGATATCGACCCCACGGTGATCGGAATGCGATACCCGAACGAGGTGAACCTGGTCGGCGATGCCGCTGCCACAGTGCGCGCGTTATTGCCACTGCTGCAACGCAAATCCGACCGATCCTGGCGGGAGACGATCGAACGGAACGTGGCACGCTGGTGGGAGACCATGGCCATGGAGGCCCAGGTGGCGGCCAAGCCGATCAACCCCATGCGGCTGTTCGCCGACCTGTCACCCAAACTGCCCGACAATGCGATTATCACCGCCGATTCGGGATCGTCAGCGAATTGGTATGCCCGCCAACTGAAATTCCGCGACGGCATCCGCGGCTCGCTGTCGGGCAATCTCGCCACCATGGGGCCCGGAGTTCCCTACGGCATCGGCGGGAAGTTCGCCCATCCGGACCGTCCGGTGATTGTCTTCGCCGGTGACGGCGCGATGCAGATGAACGGTATGGCCGAGTTGATCACGATCGCGCACTATTGGAAGCAGTGGGCGGACCCGCGGCTGGTCGTGGCGGTGTTGCACAACAACGACTTGAACCAGGTGACCTGGGAAATGCGCGCCATGGCCGGGGCTCCGAAATTCGCTGAGTCGCAAACTCTTCCCGATGTCGACTATGCCGGGTTTGCCGCCAGCCTGGGCTTGGGCTCGGCGACGCTGACCGCTCCCGATCAAATCGCGTCGGCCTGGGATCAGGCGCTACAGGCCGACCGGCCGACCGTGCTGGATGTGCACTGTGACGCGGACATCCCGCCGGTGCCGCCACACGCCACGTTCGATCAGATGAAAAGCGCGGCCAGCGCCGTGCTGCGCGGTGACGAAAATGCGTTCGGCATCATCAAGGAAGGCGTCAAGATCAAGGCGCAGGAGTTCTTGCCGCACCGGGAAACCAGCAGGCGATAA
- a CDS encoding CsbD family protein, which produces MAEKSGPQEGVEGVVEGAKGKAKEVFGAVTGRDDMKREGQAQQDKADAQRDAAKKEAEAEAARGSAEASEKRQEANQ; this is translated from the coding sequence ATGGCGGAGAAGAGTGGCCCCCAAGAGGGCGTCGAGGGCGTCGTCGAGGGTGCTAAAGGCAAGGCCAAGGAAGTCTTTGGAGCCGTGACCGGACGCGACGACATGAAGCGAGAGGGGCAGGCCCAGCAGGATAAGGCCGACGCCCAGCGCGACGCGGCCAAGAAAGAAGCCGAGGCCGAAGCTGCCCGCGGCAGCGCCGAGGCTTCTGAAAAGCGTCAGGAAGCCAATCAGTAG
- a CDS encoding HAD family hydrolase, translating to MALSDSEIPGDASGSAARPAVLFDVDGTLVDSNYLHIDAWLRAFATAGIDVETWRIHRSIGMDGSTLVKSLSGNAPKDIQQRLKDLHSRYYKEASHLLRPLPGARALLHRVASLGLNVVLATSAPEDELALLRKVLDSDDVVAEVTSAGDVDTAKPKPDIIHVALRRAGVDNTRAVFVGDAVWDAEACARADVPSIGLLSGGVSGGELESAGAVMVFENAADLLDHLAQTPIARLAR from the coding sequence ATGGCCTTGTCCGACAGCGAAATCCCTGGGGACGCTTCCGGTTCCGCGGCGCGGCCGGCGGTATTGTTCGACGTCGACGGTACCCTGGTGGACTCCAACTACCTGCATATCGACGCCTGGCTCCGTGCGTTCGCCACGGCGGGAATCGACGTCGAGACATGGCGCATCCACCGGTCCATCGGGATGGACGGCTCGACGCTGGTGAAATCGCTGTCGGGCAACGCGCCCAAGGACATTCAGCAACGCCTGAAGGATTTGCACTCGCGGTACTACAAAGAAGCGTCACACTTACTGCGACCCCTGCCGGGCGCACGCGCCCTGCTGCACCGCGTGGCAAGCCTCGGCCTTAACGTGGTGCTTGCCACCTCGGCCCCAGAAGACGAATTGGCGCTCCTGCGTAAGGTACTCGACAGTGACGACGTCGTTGCTGAAGTCACGTCGGCCGGGGACGTCGACACCGCAAAACCCAAGCCCGACATCATCCACGTGGCGCTGCGCCGAGCGGGCGTCGACAACACCCGGGCCGTCTTCGTCGGCGACGCGGTGTGGGATGCCGAAGCATGTGCCCGCGCCGATGTGCCGAGCATCGGGCTGCTCAGCGGCGGCGTGTCTGGCGGGGAACTCGAAAGTGCCGGGGCAGTGATGGTTTTCGAGAATGCCGCAGACTTACTTGACCATCTCGCGCAGACCCCGATCGCGCGTCTGGCGCGCTGA
- a CDS encoding UdgX family uracil-DNA binding protein (This protein belongs to the uracil DNA glycosylase superfamily, members of which act in excision repair of DNA. However, it belongs more specifically to UdgX branch, whose founding member was found to bind uracil in DNA (where it does not belong), without cleaving it, appears to promote DNA repair by a pathway involving RecA, rather than base excision.), with amino-acid sequence MTAASAAGAGRYLPDERELTLLEDAASSCRGCALYADATRTVFGHGTCDAPLMLVGEQPGDREDQEGLPFVGPAGRLLQRALDDAGIDPGLTYQTNAVKHFKFRRQGKRRIHQKPSRTEVVACRPWLIAEIEAVQPQLIVCLGATAAQSLLGGAFRVTAHRGERVRLSATLRVAVNPEPLVTATVHPSAVLRDRSDRRGEAYTLFVEDLKRARAGMDLPTWR; translated from the coding sequence ATGACTGCAGCATCTGCCGCGGGGGCGGGGCGCTACTTACCCGACGAACGTGAATTGACCCTTTTGGAGGACGCCGCCAGCAGTTGTCGGGGTTGCGCGCTGTACGCCGACGCCACCCGCACCGTCTTCGGTCACGGCACGTGTGACGCGCCGCTGATGTTGGTCGGGGAACAGCCGGGCGATCGCGAGGACCAGGAGGGACTTCCGTTCGTCGGCCCGGCCGGCCGACTGTTGCAGCGGGCTCTCGACGATGCCGGCATCGACCCGGGATTGACCTACCAGACCAATGCCGTCAAGCACTTCAAGTTCCGCAGGCAGGGCAAGCGGCGCATACATCAGAAACCCTCTCGAACCGAAGTCGTGGCCTGCCGGCCCTGGCTGATCGCCGAAATCGAGGCAGTACAGCCACAATTGATCGTGTGCCTGGGTGCGACGGCCGCACAATCCTTGCTGGGTGGCGCGTTTCGCGTGACCGCACATCGTGGTGAACGGGTGCGCCTGTCCGCGACGTTGCGGGTCGCGGTCAACCCCGAACCACTGGTGACGGCAACCGTTCACCCGTCGGCGGTGCTGCGGGATCGCAGTGACCGCCGCGGCGAGGCCTACACACTGTTCGTCGAGGACCTCAAGAGGGCCCGAGCCGGCATGGACTTGCCCACCTGGCGCTGA